Proteins encoded by one window of Panicum virgatum strain AP13 chromosome 7N, P.virgatum_v5, whole genome shotgun sequence:
- the LOC120683114 gene encoding coiled-coil domain-containing protein 115-like isoform X2 — MAAATEDPRLLVSTPGVERAGEIDGTMGEQGRPRCDDDEEILRFMDSVDGYLVLMDSLSSALRQGWLDMASARHSMGPSRVSSTLFDHKEQSAATKLQVVDHAGLEPSESKPHFALSKWSLQEECNSTYDVTEQASTEPKLRHRGSATAPDGNHERDATTSDSSTGAGTSSHVQKARSEALSVFGALVSPKLRTAQISFETELANSRSNMLASFSQLKE; from the exons atggcggcggcgacggaggatCCGCGGCTCCTGGTATCCACCCCTGGGGTGGAACGCGCGGGAGAAATCGACGGCACGATGGGGGAGCAAGGGCGGCCGCGatgcgacgacgacgaggagatcCTGCGATTCATGGACTCGGTGGACGGCTACCTCGTCCTCATGGACTCCCTCTCCTCCGCTCTTCGTCAG GGGTGGCTCGATATGGCAAGTGCTCGCCATTCTATGGGCCCATCACGTGTTTCAAGTACACTGTTTGATCATAAAGAACAGTCTGCTGCCACTAAGCTGCAAGTTGTTGATCATGCTGGTCTGGAACCATCAG AGTCGAAACCACACTTTGCCCTATCGAAGTGGTCTTTGCAAGAAGAATGTAACTCCACCTATGATGTCACTGAGCAAGCTAGTACTGAGCCAAAGTTGAGGCATCGAGGATCAGCTACTGCCCCGG ATGGAAACCATGAAAGGGATGCAACCACATCAGATTCATCTACTGGTGCCGGCACTAGCAGTCAT GTTCAAAAAGCGAGATCAGAAGCGCTATCAGTCTTTGGAGCATTGGTGTCTCCAAAACTACGAACAGCccaaatttcatttgaaacaG AGCTGGCAAATTCGAGGTCCAATATGCTTGCAAGTTTCTCCCAGTTAAAAGAGTAA
- the LOC120683114 gene encoding coiled-coil domain-containing protein 115-like isoform X1, whose protein sequence is MAAATEDPRLLVSTPGVERAGEIDGTMGEQGRPRCDDDEEILRFMDSVDGYLVLMDSLSSALRQGWLDMASARHSMGPSRVSSTLFDHKEQSAATKLQVVDHAGLEPSESKPHFALSKWSLQEECNSTYDVTEQASTEPKLRHRGSATAPDGNHERDATTSDSSTGAGTSSHVQKARSEALSVFGALVSPKLRTAQISFETALELIVELANSRSNMLASFSQLKE, encoded by the exons atggcggcggcgacggaggatCCGCGGCTCCTGGTATCCACCCCTGGGGTGGAACGCGCGGGAGAAATCGACGGCACGATGGGGGAGCAAGGGCGGCCGCGatgcgacgacgacgaggagatcCTGCGATTCATGGACTCGGTGGACGGCTACCTCGTCCTCATGGACTCCCTCTCCTCCGCTCTTCGTCAG GGGTGGCTCGATATGGCAAGTGCTCGCCATTCTATGGGCCCATCACGTGTTTCAAGTACACTGTTTGATCATAAAGAACAGTCTGCTGCCACTAAGCTGCAAGTTGTTGATCATGCTGGTCTGGAACCATCAG AGTCGAAACCACACTTTGCCCTATCGAAGTGGTCTTTGCAAGAAGAATGTAACTCCACCTATGATGTCACTGAGCAAGCTAGTACTGAGCCAAAGTTGAGGCATCGAGGATCAGCTACTGCCCCGG ATGGAAACCATGAAAGGGATGCAACCACATCAGATTCATCTACTGGTGCCGGCACTAGCAGTCAT GTTCAAAAAGCGAGATCAGAAGCGCTATCAGTCTTTGGAGCATTGGTGTCTCCAAAACTACGAACAGCccaaatttcatttgaaacaG CGCTTGAATTGATTGTAGAGCTGGCAAATTCGAGGTCCAATATGCTTGCAAGTTTCTCCCAGTTAAAAGAGTAA
- the LOC120683368 gene encoding uncharacterized protein LOC120683368 isoform X2: protein MASARHSMGPSRVSSTLFDHKEQSAATKLQVVDHAGLEPSESKPHFALSKWSLQEECNSTYDVTEQASTEPKLRHRGSAATPDVNHERDATTSDSSTGAGTSSHVQKARSKALSVFGALVSPKLRTAQISFETELANSRSNMLASFSQLKE from the exons ATGGCAAGTGCTCGCCATTCTATGGGCCCATCACGCGTTTCAAGTACACTGTTTGATCATAAAGAACAGTCTGCTGCCACTAAGCTGCAAGTTGTTGATCATGCTGGTCTGGAACCATCGG AGTCGAAACCACACTTTGCCCTATCGAAGTGGTCTTTGCAAGAAGAATGTAACTCCACCTATGATGTCACTGAGCAAGCTAGTACTGAGCCAAAGTTGAGGCATCGAGGATCAGCTGCTACCCCGG ATGTAAACCATGAAAGGGATGCAACCACATCAGATTCATCTACTGGTGCCGGCACTAGCAGTCAT GTTCAAAAAGCGAGATCAAAAGCGCTATCAGTCTTTGGAGCATTGGTGTCTCCAAAACTACGAACAGCccaaatttcatttgaaacaG AGCTGGCAAATTCGAGGTCCAATATGCTTGCAAGTTTCTCCCAGTTAAAAGAGTAA
- the LOC120683368 gene encoding uncharacterized protein LOC120683368 isoform X1, with protein sequence MASARHSMGPSRVSSTLFDHKEQSAATKLQVVDHAGLEPSESKPHFALSKWSLQEECNSTYDVTEQASTEPKLRHRGSAATPDVNHERDATTSDSSTGAGTSSHVQKARSKALSVFGALVSPKLRTAQISFETALELIVELANSRSNMLASFSQLKE encoded by the exons ATGGCAAGTGCTCGCCATTCTATGGGCCCATCACGCGTTTCAAGTACACTGTTTGATCATAAAGAACAGTCTGCTGCCACTAAGCTGCAAGTTGTTGATCATGCTGGTCTGGAACCATCGG AGTCGAAACCACACTTTGCCCTATCGAAGTGGTCTTTGCAAGAAGAATGTAACTCCACCTATGATGTCACTGAGCAAGCTAGTACTGAGCCAAAGTTGAGGCATCGAGGATCAGCTGCTACCCCGG ATGTAAACCATGAAAGGGATGCAACCACATCAGATTCATCTACTGGTGCCGGCACTAGCAGTCAT GTTCAAAAAGCGAGATCAAAAGCGCTATCAGTCTTTGGAGCATTGGTGTCTCCAAAACTACGAACAGCccaaatttcatttgaaacaG CGCTTGAATTGATTGTAGAGCTGGCAAATTCGAGGTCCAATATGCTTGCAAGTTTCTCCCAGTTAAAAGAGTAA